The Armatimonadota bacterium genome has a segment encoding these proteins:
- a CDS encoding TIGR01777 family oxidoreductase — MRVAVTGAAGFIGRSLVKSLLERGDSVIAFSRRPEPVAADPVSLTPAAWPPTGVFPTVDAVIHLAGEPVDGRWTEEKKAAIRASRSEGTRALVEAIGAAPVRPAALISASAIGYYGDRGEEVITESAEAGDGFLADACVQWEQAAYEAVSLGLRVATVRTGVVLDRDGGAIRKMLPAYRMGLGGPMGSGSQWFAWIHRDDIVGLYLHLLDTGLDGPVNGASPNPVRQRDFATTLGSVLCRPAILPTPSFALRLAFGEFAGTFFHSQRVLPEKAERNGFTFRYPALREALTAALA; from the coding sequence ATGCGCGTGGCAGTGACCGGCGCGGCCGGATTCATCGGTAGATCACTCGTCAAATCCCTTCTTGAACGCGGCGATTCGGTGATCGCGTTCTCGCGCCGGCCTGAGCCGGTCGCCGCGGACCCGGTCAGCCTTACCCCCGCCGCCTGGCCCCCGACGGGCGTATTCCCAACCGTGGACGCAGTCATCCACCTCGCCGGTGAACCGGTCGACGGCCGGTGGACCGAAGAGAAGAAGGCCGCCATCAGGGCGTCACGAAGCGAGGGCACCCGCGCCCTGGTCGAGGCGATCGGCGCCGCGCCCGTGCGGCCTGCGGCTCTCATCAGCGCTTCGGCGATTGGGTACTACGGGGATCGCGGCGAGGAGGTCATCACGGAATCGGCGGAAGCAGGAGACGGCTTCCTCGCAGACGCCTGCGTGCAGTGGGAGCAGGCGGCGTACGAGGCCGTATCGCTTGGGCTGAGGGTCGCCACCGTGCGCACCGGCGTCGTCCTCGACAGGGACGGAGGCGCGATCCGGAAGATGCTTCCCGCCTACCGAATGGGGCTTGGCGGCCCGATGGGGTCCGGCTCGCAGTGGTTCGCCTGGATTCATCGGGACGATATCGTCGGCCTCTACCTGCACCTGCTGGACACCGGACTGGATGGCCCGGTGAACGGCGCATCACCCAATCCGGTCCGCCAGCGCGATTTCGCAACGACTCTCGGCTCCGTCCTCTGTCGCCCCGCCATCCTGCCGACACCGTCATTTGCTCTCAGGCTGGCATTCGGCGAATTCGCGGGTACCTTCTTCCACAGCCAGCGCGTTCTCCCGGAGAAGGCGGAGCGCAACGGTTTCACTTTCCGCTATCCCGCCCTCCGCGAAGCCCTGACCGCCGCCCTGGCCTAA
- a CDS encoding type II and III secretion system protein produces the protein MRNSPRLLQLAVLTCLFAFGSPGFAQAPKAGPKTPAKSAKAAPKAKPKSTPKPVAAPPEPTPPVATPASGSGTEAQPTAPVTAPPVAPPPTPAPAPKPDGTITNVFAATDLVQALSDVSQAAGVTIIADSTVQGTVTADLKSVPLEKALNILLQAGGFAFAKVDDYYLVGLPDPSNPNYNLLTRNDIVDLKYMAPNVVIGMLSNSYGKYLAAEGDAPQQPIDSSQSRSSTRMGTPPGIQTRSGGIGGSSSSGPQRYRLVITAPPSMMDRIKSEIAKVDIEPAQVMLEAQVIEVSDDALKEFGIDWATHWLQQDLLGTGASLLYSNVAKTEMVSLKALITKGRAQLRANPRVATVEGQTAEMEVGKETYYAILTGSTAYQYATIEQITSGILLRITPRVLKAEGEISVRVEPEVRDVTGKGPNGLPEITMRRASTTMRVKDGQSIVIGGLVNETADHTESKLPILGDIPLLGQLFRHGKTAKSRTEVVIVITPHILDGTEVFVDPDKAKEK, from the coding sequence ATGAGAAACTCACCGAGGCTGCTGCAACTTGCCGTTCTGACCTGCCTGTTCGCTTTCGGGTCGCCCGGTTTCGCCCAGGCGCCGAAGGCGGGGCCAAAGACCCCTGCGAAGTCGGCCAAGGCCGCGCCAAAGGCGAAACCCAAGAGCACGCCTAAGCCGGTCGCCGCGCCGCCGGAGCCAACCCCGCCGGTCGCAACGCCGGCGAGCGGATCGGGGACAGAGGCCCAACCTACCGCCCCGGTGACTGCGCCCCCCGTTGCTCCGCCTCCGACACCCGCGCCCGCGCCCAAGCCTGACGGGACCATCACCAACGTTTTCGCAGCGACCGATCTCGTCCAGGCCCTTTCAGACGTGTCCCAGGCCGCCGGTGTGACCATCATAGCGGACAGCACCGTTCAGGGAACGGTCACGGCGGACCTGAAGAGCGTGCCGCTCGAGAAGGCGCTGAACATCCTGTTGCAGGCCGGCGGCTTCGCTTTCGCCAAGGTCGATGACTATTACCTGGTGGGGCTGCCGGATCCTTCCAATCCCAACTACAACCTGCTCACACGCAACGACATCGTGGACTTGAAGTACATGGCGCCCAATGTCGTGATCGGCATGTTGTCGAACTCCTACGGCAAATACCTCGCCGCCGAAGGCGATGCGCCGCAGCAACCCATTGATTCGTCGCAGAGTCGCTCGAGCACGCGTATGGGCACCCCGCCGGGGATCCAGACCCGCTCCGGCGGGATAGGCGGCTCGTCATCCTCCGGTCCACAGCGTTATCGTCTCGTTATCACCGCGCCGCCGTCGATGATGGACCGTATCAAGTCGGAGATCGCCAAGGTGGACATTGAGCCCGCACAGGTCATGCTCGAAGCCCAGGTCATCGAGGTATCCGACGATGCCTTGAAGGAGTTCGGAATCGACTGGGCGACGCACTGGCTGCAGCAGGACCTGCTTGGGACGGGGGCATCCCTCCTGTATTCCAACGTCGCCAAGACCGAGATGGTCTCTCTAAAGGCCCTCATCACCAAGGGCCGGGCGCAACTCCGCGCAAACCCCCGCGTGGCCACCGTTGAAGGGCAGACGGCGGAGATGGAGGTCGGCAAGGAGACCTACTACGCCATCCTGACGGGGTCAACGGCGTACCAATACGCAACGATCGAGCAGATAACGTCGGGCATTTTGCTCCGCATCACTCCACGGGTGCTGAAGGCCGAGGGCGAGATATCGGTTCGCGTGGAACCCGAGGTCCGGGACGTCACCGGGAAGGGGCCCAACGGCCTGCCGGAGATTACCATGCGCCGCGCATCCACCACGATGCGTGTGAAGGACGGGCAAAGCATCGTGATCGGCGGCCTTGTCAATGAAACGGCGGATCACACCGAAAGCAAGCTGCCAATACTGGGTGATATACCGCTCCTGGGGCAGTTGTTCCGCCACGGGAAGACAGCGAAATCACGCACAGAGGTTGTCATCGTCATCACGCCGCACATCCTGGACGGAACCGAAGTCTTCGTCGATCCCGACAAGGCGAAGGAGAAATGA
- a CDS encoding peroxiredoxin → MPDTSVGTETGKPVGLPRLNEPAPDFEATTTHGIKKLSDYKGRWLVLFSHPADFTPVCTSEFVAFAINHPKFQALNCDLLGLSIDGVQSHIAWMRNIEEKFGVHVPFPVIADLSMKVAGDYGMIHPGASNTSAVRSVFFIDPDGMLRAMVYYPMSNGRSIAEFLRLLEALQTADKNKVATPEGWSPGDKVVVPPPATTEGAEARMTEGYECTDWYFCKRSL, encoded by the coding sequence TTGCCAGACACCTCAGTTGGCACGGAGACCGGCAAGCCTGTCGGGTTGCCACGCCTGAATGAACCCGCGCCCGATTTCGAGGCCACCACTACCCACGGCATCAAGAAACTGAGCGATTACAAGGGCAGATGGCTCGTCCTGTTTTCTCACCCGGCGGATTTCACGCCGGTATGCACCAGTGAGTTTGTGGCCTTCGCCATCAATCACCCCAAGTTCCAGGCGCTGAATTGCGACTTGCTCGGCCTATCCATTGACGGCGTCCAGAGCCATATCGCCTGGATGCGAAACATCGAGGAAAAGTTCGGCGTACACGTTCCGTTCCCCGTGATCGCCGACCTCTCGATGAAGGTCGCCGGCGATTACGGCATGATCCACCCTGGTGCGAGTAACACGTCGGCCGTGCGCAGCGTGTTCTTTATCGATCCGGACGGAATGCTGCGCGCGATGGTCTATTACCCCATGTCGAACGGCCGAAGCATCGCGGAGTTCCTCCGCCTGCTGGAGGCGCTCCAGACAGCAGACAAGAACAAGGTCGCGACCCCAGAGGGTTGGTCCCCGGGCGACAAGGTTGTCGTGCCACCCCCTGCGACGACCGAAGGCGCCGAGGCTCGAATGACGGAAGGCTATGAATGTACCGATTGGTACTTCTGCAAGCGCTCACTGTAG
- a CDS encoding SDR family oxidoreductase has product MRLAGKTAIVTGAATGIGRAIALALAAEGASVAVDYVQTDDTASKVVQDILATGGKAVALNADVSDASQVADLVTRTVEAFGRLDIMVNNAGIEHKMPFLETPLDVWSKVIAVNLTGAWICAQEAALQMVRQGRGGRIINISSVHEDLPMPSNAPYCAAKGGLRMLMRTMALELAPHGITVNNIGPGAIDTPMDAPLRQDPESMRALLDEIPLGRMGKPEDVSAVACFLASDDAGYVTGSTYFVDGGLMRSAKSL; this is encoded by the coding sequence ATGCGTTTGGCAGGAAAGACGGCGATTGTTACGGGCGCCGCTACCGGCATCGGTCGGGCTATTGCGCTCGCGCTCGCGGCGGAAGGCGCCTCCGTCGCCGTAGACTACGTTCAGACTGATGACACCGCCTCGAAAGTGGTCCAGGACATTTTGGCCACAGGCGGGAAAGCCGTGGCGTTGAACGCGGATGTGTCCGATGCGTCGCAGGTGGCTGATCTTGTCACCCGGACCGTCGAAGCGTTTGGTCGCCTGGACATTATGGTGAACAACGCGGGAATCGAGCACAAGATGCCGTTCCTGGAAACGCCGCTCGACGTCTGGTCGAAGGTCATCGCGGTGAACCTGACTGGCGCCTGGATCTGCGCGCAAGAGGCGGCCCTTCAGATGGTCAGGCAAGGCCGCGGAGGGCGCATCATCAACATATCATCGGTCCACGAAGATCTGCCCATGCCATCGAACGCGCCCTATTGCGCGGCCAAAGGAGGGCTTCGCATGCTGATGCGAACGATGGCTCTGGAACTCGCGCCGCACGGCATTACCGTGAACAACATCGGCCCCGGAGCGATCGACACACCCATGGATGCTCCCCTCAGGCAAGATCCCGAATCGATGCGCGCCCTTCTGGACGAAATCCCGCTGGGGCGGATGGGCAAACCGGAAGACGTGAGCGCCGTCGCCTGCTTCCTGGCGTCCGATGACGCAGGATACGTTACCGGCAGTACCTACTTCGTTGATGGCGGTCTTATGCGGTCCGCGAAGAGCCTGTGA
- a CDS encoding DUF72 domain-containing protein, translating to MGFSYTEWVGPFYRPGTPPGGMLRQYAKCFGTVELDTTFYAPPRESAVAKWMNDTPPGFTFAAKAWQRITHEKRFVDVQADLDTFLRSVAPLEPKLGPLLVQCPPDMTVENLPAFSDFLGSLPVGFRWAVEFRHRSWFTPGVLELLQARNICLVGADLYYMPKSLVRTADYAYIRLLGNRKKVTSIGKVVQDRTEDVHGWARDLSETVPDPDEGWVFANNHYSGFSPDTIGLLMHDLGLEKPLYPVNEPPEQPSLFG from the coding sequence ATGGGATTCTCGTACACGGAGTGGGTGGGCCCGTTTTACCGGCCCGGCACGCCGCCTGGCGGAATGCTGCGCCAGTATGCTAAGTGTTTTGGCACCGTTGAACTGGACACCACGTTCTACGCGCCACCGCGTGAATCCGCCGTTGCCAAGTGGATGAACGATACCCCACCCGGTTTCACATTCGCGGCGAAAGCCTGGCAGCGGATCACACACGAAAAGCGATTCGTGGACGTTCAGGCCGATCTCGATACCTTCTTGCGCAGCGTCGCGCCCCTCGAACCGAAGCTGGGTCCTTTGCTGGTACAATGCCCTCCCGACATGACCGTGGAAAACCTGCCGGCCTTTTCGGATTTCCTCGGATCGCTTCCCGTCGGGTTCCGATGGGCCGTGGAGTTCCGCCACCGATCCTGGTTCACGCCCGGTGTTCTGGAACTGCTCCAGGCGCGTAACATTTGCCTTGTGGGAGCGGATCTGTACTACATGCCCAAATCCCTTGTCCGGACGGCTGACTATGCTTACATCCGCCTGCTTGGCAACCGCAAGAAGGTAACGAGTATCGGGAAGGTGGTGCAGGACCGCACGGAGGATGTGCACGGGTGGGCGCGGGATCTTTCGGAAACCGTCCCGGACCCGGATGAGGGCTGGGTCTTCGCAAACAACCACTACAGCGGTTTCAGCCCGGACACCATCGGGTTGCTGATGCACGATCTGGGGCTGGAGAAGCCTTTGTACCCGGTGAACGAGCCGCCGGAGCAGCCCTCGCTATTCGGATGA
- a CDS encoding DHA2 family efflux MFS transporter permease subunit, whose product MNQSPTREIAVPSEGERAPANRWIIALAVTVGTLMGAIDTSIVNVALPHIQSTLGVTINEVTWISTAYLISLVIIMPLTAWLASLFGRKRVYMACLILFLVASFFCGNATTFGMLVIFRGIQGIGAGALQPTEQAILRETFPVEEQGLAMALYGLAVMIGPAIGPSLGGLLTDNYSWRWIFFINIPIGLIGLLMVWHFVHDPRYLKRQPLRIDYAGVGLLAVGLATLQTLLEQGQTNDWFYSTFIVVLTIVAACSLGAFVWWELRISEPAVDLRLLKNLPFASGTFIGGVLGLSLFSGIFLLPLYMQTLLGFTPLQSGLALMPRTLAMMAMMPIIGLAFNRLGTWKMVTGGLTIAAYAVWMMAHFTDRTDLTQLIIPQLIQGVGFSMIFVALSTSALSNVPRERMTNATGLYNLIRQLGGSFGIAIFATLLEKHTTAMHTHLAEYANAYNPAFTQRMVGLQGYYRSLGNDAVTAQARALATINGIVWKQAAVMAFEYTFRLSFVLLVMCIPLVFLLKDRVVKRRALGEPVEE is encoded by the coding sequence ATGAACCAATCTCCAACAAGGGAAATCGCGGTCCCGTCCGAAGGCGAGCGTGCACCGGCAAACCGATGGATCATCGCGCTGGCAGTTACCGTTGGCACCCTGATGGGCGCCATTGATACCAGTATCGTCAACGTCGCGCTCCCCCACATCCAGAGTACCTTGGGCGTCACCATCAACGAGGTCACGTGGATTTCGACCGCCTACCTGATCTCTCTGGTCATCATCATGCCGTTGACGGCGTGGCTCGCCAGCCTGTTCGGCCGCAAGCGCGTGTACATGGCGTGCCTCATCCTGTTCCTGGTTGCGTCGTTCTTTTGCGGCAACGCGACGACGTTCGGGATGCTGGTTATCTTCCGTGGCATTCAGGGGATCGGCGCCGGGGCTCTTCAGCCGACCGAGCAGGCCATCCTGCGCGAGACGTTCCCCGTGGAGGAGCAGGGGCTGGCGATGGCGCTGTACGGCCTCGCCGTCATGATCGGGCCGGCGATTGGCCCCAGCCTCGGCGGATTGCTCACCGACAACTATTCCTGGCGATGGATCTTCTTCATCAATATCCCGATCGGGCTGATCGGGCTGCTGATGGTATGGCATTTTGTGCACGATCCACGATACCTGAAGCGGCAGCCGCTGCGGATCGATTATGCGGGCGTCGGGTTGCTGGCGGTTGGGTTGGCCACGCTGCAGACGCTGCTCGAACAGGGGCAGACCAACGATTGGTTTTACTCCACCTTCATCGTCGTGCTGACGATTGTGGCTGCGTGCAGCCTTGGCGCGTTCGTCTGGTGGGAACTCCGGATATCCGAGCCGGCGGTGGACCTGCGCCTCCTGAAGAACCTTCCGTTCGCGTCCGGCACTTTCATCGGCGGCGTACTGGGCCTGAGCCTCTTCTCGGGCATATTCCTGCTGCCGCTGTATATGCAAACGCTGCTCGGGTTTACCCCTCTGCAATCGGGCCTCGCGCTGATGCCGCGCACGCTCGCGATGATGGCGATGATGCCGATCATAGGTTTGGCGTTCAACCGACTGGGTACCTGGAAAATGGTGACAGGCGGACTGACGATCGCGGCATATGCGGTCTGGATGATGGCACACTTCACCGACCGGACAGACCTGACGCAGCTCATCATCCCGCAACTGATACAGGGCGTCGGTTTCAGCATGATCTTCGTAGCTCTCTCCACATCGGCGCTTTCCAACGTGCCGCGGGAGCGTATGACCAATGCGACCGGCCTGTACAACCTCATCCGGCAATTGGGAGGCAGCTTCGGGATCGCCATATTCGCGACGCTGCTGGAGAAGCACACAACCGCGATGCATACCCACTTGGCGGAGTATGCGAACGCCTATAACCCGGCGTTTACTCAACGAATGGTTGGCCTGCAGGGCTACTACAGAAGCCTCGGGAATGACGCGGTAACCGCGCAAGCGCGAGCGCTCGCAACCATCAATGGGATCGTTTGGAAGCAGGCAGCGGTGATGGCGTTCGAATACACGTTTCGCCTCAGCTTCGTGCTTCTGGTGATGTGCATCCCGCTCGTTTTTCTGCTGAAAGACCGCGTGGTGAAACGGCGCGCCCTGGGCGAGCCCGTGGAGGAGTAA
- a CDS encoding glycoside hydrolase family 38 C-terminal domain-containing protein, with product MAKTVLLVPHNHFDPTWRRCFDRLAVYNGVTVRGYTEVEDQICSAWLAMAPAGYTFTEGQTSVWRAYLKRRPETAETLRRLTKSGQLCCVLAGETVQDTNLPAAEGLVRNFLAAAPFYRDFCDDDHQGLRMAWLEDAFGTTPNYPQILRGVGAEIACMTSYRQCPEDIWVGIDGTRIRCYDQLPVHGHIGCVGAQPPCKACRGVGCAACLHTGMVIENTIDLVEARQTLQSALDAIGDLAVVTIGGEETMPHPGIPALVDELNRANSTRGAIRFATVADVADAHAIRLSAAMATRDDTPTPELNPAMPGTYVSRIANKQRTRNVSYLLVAAENAIANAAWATGSPVEQPADIAEAWRLAAFNQFHDAITGTHIDSANVELIEMLDRAEGIARKHLPTTADANPAGEVFRPLAGDAATLRLGNLDVTVDKTGIVSVSCDGKDVFGSLPYVRRRRDFRIAELVLESDYGDAWGQRIPSFVFGGENFGQVQLGDYNDSVEIAEGAIRWRGTYTGGDPHVAKLSWTVTVRASADGRRLDFTTEVDWDTRSKRLRVVIPVASHEDSATWETAFGFIDRRYDESQLDYSQWHGNTLDYPALHWVRRSVDAGSGVAVLNRGLPCHRWMPGRLDISVLRSPEWEFCAVEPCHYEFWDIDGQRDTGFHRLEYSIWPYTQPLSAGDLTRAGYGHNAPHCSPPPFKITGDVAVTAWKPAEDGSGWILRVHEAGGGETELSLGFAEPRTVTRTDLLERPQETGVKAARYSARLGKHQILTLHIR from the coding sequence GTGGCGAAGACCGTGCTACTGGTTCCGCACAACCATTTCGATCCCACCTGGCGCCGCTGTTTCGACCGCCTTGCCGTGTACAATGGCGTCACCGTCCGCGGGTATACCGAGGTCGAAGACCAGATATGCTCGGCCTGGCTCGCGATGGCCCCCGCCGGCTACACGTTCACGGAAGGGCAGACATCCGTCTGGCGCGCCTATCTCAAGCGGCGCCCCGAAACCGCCGAGACCCTGCGCCGGCTCACGAAATCCGGCCAGCTCTGCTGTGTGCTTGCCGGCGAAACGGTGCAGGACACCAACCTGCCGGCAGCCGAAGGCCTCGTGCGAAACTTCCTGGCGGCGGCGCCGTTCTACCGCGATTTCTGCGACGACGATCACCAGGGACTTAGAATGGCCTGGCTGGAAGACGCCTTTGGTACGACACCCAACTACCCGCAGATATTGCGAGGCGTTGGAGCGGAAATCGCCTGCATGACCTCTTACCGACAGTGTCCCGAAGATATCTGGGTAGGCATCGACGGAACGAGGATCCGGTGTTACGACCAACTCCCCGTTCACGGTCACATCGGCTGCGTGGGTGCGCAGCCCCCTTGTAAAGCGTGCCGTGGCGTCGGGTGCGCAGCCTGTCTTCATACCGGGATGGTGATCGAAAACACAATCGATTTGGTGGAGGCGCGGCAGACGCTCCAGTCCGCCCTCGATGCGATAGGCGACCTGGCGGTGGTGACCATCGGAGGCGAGGAGACGATGCCCCACCCCGGTATCCCGGCTCTCGTCGATGAGCTGAATCGGGCAAACTCGACGCGCGGCGCCATTCGCTTCGCAACGGTTGCGGACGTCGCAGATGCACACGCTATACGGTTGTCGGCGGCGATGGCGACCCGGGATGATACACCTACGCCGGAATTGAACCCGGCGATGCCGGGCACGTACGTCAGCCGAATCGCCAACAAGCAGCGTACGCGAAACGTGTCCTATCTGCTCGTCGCGGCGGAGAACGCGATAGCCAACGCCGCATGGGCCACTGGAAGCCCCGTGGAACAGCCCGCGGATATCGCGGAAGCGTGGCGGCTGGCCGCATTCAACCAGTTTCACGACGCCATTACGGGAACGCACATCGACAGCGCCAATGTGGAACTGATCGAGATGCTTGACCGCGCCGAGGGCATCGCTCGAAAACACCTCCCGACCACAGCGGACGCCAATCCCGCCGGCGAAGTCTTTCGGCCCCTCGCCGGAGACGCCGCCACACTACGGCTGGGAAACCTCGATGTGACGGTGGACAAGACAGGAATCGTTTCTGTTTCTTGCGACGGGAAGGACGTGTTCGGCTCGTTGCCCTATGTGCGGCGGCGCCGCGATTTCCGCATCGCCGAACTCGTTCTCGAATCCGATTACGGTGACGCCTGGGGCCAGCGAATCCCGTCGTTCGTGTTTGGCGGCGAGAATTTCGGCCAGGTTCAACTCGGTGACTACAACGACTCGGTGGAAATCGCCGAAGGGGCCATCAGGTGGCGCGGTACTTACACCGGTGGAGACCCACACGTGGCGAAACTGTCCTGGACAGTAACCGTACGGGCGTCCGCCGATGGGCGCCGCCTGGATTTCACCACCGAAGTGGACTGGGATACGCGAAGCAAGCGGCTGAGGGTCGTCATCCCGGTCGCTTCTCACGAAGACTCCGCCACCTGGGAAACTGCCTTCGGGTTTATCGACCGGCGTTACGATGAGAGCCAACTCGACTACAGTCAGTGGCACGGCAATACCCTCGATTACCCGGCCCTGCACTGGGTACGTCGTTCCGTGGACGCAGGTTCCGGAGTGGCGGTGCTCAATCGGGGTCTGCCGTGCCATCGCTGGATGCCCGGGCGCCTCGATATCAGCGTCCTCCGTTCGCCTGAATGGGAGTTCTGCGCCGTCGAACCATGCCACTACGAGTTCTGGGACATCGACGGGCAGCGGGACACCGGGTTTCACCGTTTGGAGTACTCCATCTGGCCCTACACACAGCCGTTGAGCGCCGGGGACCTCACGCGCGCCGGTTACGGGCACAACGCGCCGCACTGTAGCCCGCCGCCGTTCAAGATCACCGGAGATGTTGCGGTGACGGCCTGGAAGCCGGCGGAAGATGGTTCCGGATGGATCCTTCGAGTCCACGAGGCGGGCGGTGGCGAAACCGAGCTGTCCCTTGGTTTCGCCGAACCCCGCACCGTAACGCGGACGGACCTCTTGGAGCGGCCCCAGGAAACCGGCGTGAAGGCCGCGCGATACTCGGCCCGGCTGGGCAAGCATCAAATACTGACACTGCATATCAGGTAG
- a CDS encoding Nramp family divalent metal transporter has protein sequence MAVKQDIAKIGAATAEAANGPSGRVARTPWQRRMFTFAVVAGPGIIVMASDNDAGAVSTYVQAGAQYGLKLLWLILLLLPVTYFVQEMVVRLGIVTGEGHAAMIFRRFGKRWGIFSLYDLLLVNFLTLVTEFACIAMAARALGMSPYLGVPLAAGALMALVLTGSYRRWERVTVFLCMLDLLWVALAFVWKPSFGAVLDATFTPSIPAAGITGGFMFLVIAIVGTTIAPWQLFFQQSCVADKRLRVAQLGYARLDTLVGAFIVIAVAGCMLLAGNAAKQSNVPFTDPAQMAVAIGPLYGRFAKNAILLLMVNAAVLGSTAISLASSWAYGEVKGWPHSLQMGFRQAPKFYGLYVASIAVAGGLVLIPRAPLQLIVLSVQVLAGILLPSAIIFLQLLLNDRDVMGDDYVNKPWNNWVNWTIIIVLFGLSMILAAQVIAPQLFPTG, from the coding sequence ATGGCAGTGAAGCAGGACATCGCGAAAATCGGCGCCGCAACCGCGGAGGCCGCCAACGGACCGTCGGGTCGCGTGGCGCGCACTCCCTGGCAACGGCGGATGTTCACCTTCGCCGTCGTCGCGGGGCCCGGAATCATTGTGATGGCCTCCGATAACGACGCGGGCGCGGTGTCAACGTACGTGCAGGCAGGCGCTCAGTACGGCCTGAAGCTGCTCTGGCTGATTCTGCTTCTGCTGCCCGTAACCTATTTCGTGCAGGAAATGGTTGTGCGGTTGGGGATCGTCACCGGCGAGGGCCATGCCGCGATGATTTTCCGCCGTTTCGGCAAGCGGTGGGGCATCTTCTCGCTGTACGACCTGCTGCTGGTAAACTTTTTGACGCTGGTGACGGAGTTCGCGTGTATCGCAATGGCGGCGCGGGCGCTGGGAATGTCGCCTTATCTGGGCGTGCCGCTGGCGGCGGGGGCCTTGATGGCCCTGGTGCTCACCGGCAGTTACAGGCGCTGGGAACGCGTAACGGTGTTCCTCTGTATGCTGGATCTGCTGTGGGTGGCTCTGGCGTTTGTCTGGAAACCGTCGTTTGGCGCGGTCCTTGATGCCACGTTCACGCCCAGCATACCGGCAGCCGGCATCACGGGCGGGTTCATGTTCCTGGTGATCGCCATCGTGGGCACGACGATCGCGCCGTGGCAGCTCTTCTTTCAGCAGAGCTGCGTAGCGGACAAGAGGCTGCGGGTTGCGCAGTTGGGCTATGCGCGACTGGACACGCTGGTGGGCGCGTTCATCGTGATCGCGGTAGCCGGATGTATGCTGCTGGCCGGCAACGCGGCAAAACAGAGCAACGTTCCGTTTACGGATCCGGCGCAAATGGCGGTGGCGATTGGCCCGCTTTACGGCCGTTTCGCCAAGAATGCGATCCTGTTGCTGATGGTAAACGCTGCCGTGCTGGGCAGCACGGCGATCTCGCTGGCGAGTTCGTGGGCATACGGCGAGGTGAAGGGCTGGCCGCACAGCCTGCAAATGGGCTTCCGACAGGCGCCCAAATTCTATGGCCTTTACGTGGCCAGCATCGCGGTGGCGGGCGGCCTGGTGCTGATTCCACGCGCACCGTTGCAGTTGATAGTACTGAGCGTGCAGGTTCTGGCGGGCATCCTGTTGCCAAGCGCCATTATCTTCCTGCAACTCCTGCTGAATGACAGGGATGTTATGGGCGACGATTACGTCAATAAGCCCTGGAACAACTGGGTGAACTGGACGATCATCATCGTTCTGTTCGGACTATCTATGATCCTGGCGGCGCAGGTTATCGCGCCGCAACTATTTCCGACCGGATAG